Proteins encoded within one genomic window of Nitrospina gracilis 3/211:
- a CDS encoding cyclic nucleotide-binding domain-containing protein, with product MKTRQYLREGQILFREGSQSDFIFVVEKGEFEVSRYNRDGRVEVIDVLRPDDIFGELGVIESRPRNATVRALKDGVVAIVSKEEMLRTVRQNPQALMLILKTMAQRVRQASQGRKKALRARSKHELAPQAV from the coding sequence ATGAAAACCCGGCAATATCTAAGAGAAGGCCAGATTCTTTTCCGCGAAGGCAGTCAAAGCGACTTCATCTTCGTGGTCGAGAAAGGCGAGTTTGAAGTGTCCCGTTACAACCGGGACGGCCGCGTGGAGGTCATTGACGTTCTGCGACCCGACGACATTTTCGGCGAACTGGGCGTCATCGAAAGCCGCCCGCGCAACGCCACGGTCCGCGCCCTGAAAGACGGCGTGGTGGCCATCGTTTCCAAGGAAGAGATGCTCCGCACCGTGCGGCAGAATCCGCAGGCTCTGATGTTGATCCTGAAAACGATGGCGCAGCGCGTGCGCCAGGCCTCGCAGGGCCGGAAGAAAGCCCTGCGCGCCCGGTCGAAACACGAATTGGCCCCTCAGGCAGTGTAA